In Salmo trutta chromosome 37, fSalTru1.1, whole genome shotgun sequence, the following proteins share a genomic window:
- the LOC115177468 gene encoding cytochrome P450 11B, mitochondrial-like — protein sequence MQGAPLLKGLVKETLRLYPVGITVQRYPVRDIIIQNYHIPAGTCVQACLYPLGRSRNVFQDPERFDPGRWGAQESGEGPGEGPGEGPGEGPGGVGGFRSLAFGFGARQCVGRRIAENEMQLLLMHILLSFRLSVSSSEELSTKYTLILQPETPPRITFSTL from the exons ATGCAGGGGGCGCCACTACTGAAGGGACTCGTCAAGGAGACCCTCAG GTTATATCCAGTGGGAATCACTGTCCAGAGATATCCAGTCAGAGACATCATCATCCAGAACTACCACATACCTGCTGGG acatgtgTCCAGGCGTGTCTGTATCCTCTGGGGAGAAGTCGAAATGTGTTTCAGGATCCGGAACGTTTTGACCCTGGTCGCTGGGGGGCTCAGGAGTCTGGAGAGGGGCCTGGAGAGGGGCCTGGAGAGGGGCCTGGAGAGGGGCCTGGGGGGGTTGGAGGGTTCCGCTCCCTGGCATTTGGATTCGGGGCCAGGCAGTGTGTTGGCAGGAGGATCGCTGAGAACGAAATGCAGCTGCTACTGATGCAC aTCCTGTTGAGTTTCCGTCTCAGTGTGTCGTCTTCAGAGGAGCTCAGCACTAAATACACCCTAATCCTCCAGCCTGAAACCCCACCACGCATCACCTTCagcacactctga